One Vulpes lagopus strain Blue_001 chromosome 17, ASM1834538v1, whole genome shotgun sequence DNA segment encodes these proteins:
- the LOC121477481 gene encoding 5-hydroxytryptamine receptor 3E-like, which yields MEGSWFHKNRFPFFFVLSLLIQGKGSTFIINCSGFGQHGVYPTVLDSAFDRKAFRPVTNFSIPTLVNISFTMSAILDVDEQLQLLSSFLWLEMVWDNPFIRWNPEECEGITKISVATKNLWLPDIFIVEFMDIDKTPKDLTAYVSNEGRIRYKKPMKVTSICNLDIFYFPFDQQNCTLTFSSFLYTVENMLLGMEKEVWEIADTSRDIVQTHGEWELLGINKATPKMSLGTSLYDQIMFYVAIRRRPRLYIINLLVPSGFLIAIDALSFYLPAESGNRAPFKITLLLGYNVFLLMMNDLLPTSGTPLISVYFALCLSLMVVSLLETIFITYLLHLATTQPPPMPRWLHSLLLYWANPRTCCPTAPQKINKGIGLPPAHLPGVKEPVELVRKVSGPREAELNGCPESTRAQQEDEAQRQHLVNLWVQFSHMMDTLLFCLYLLFMATSVVTVIVLWNI from the exons ATGGAAGGAAGCTGGTTCCACAAAAACAGATTCCCCTTCTTCTTTGTCCTCAGTCTTCTAATTCAAG GAAAGGGCAGTACCTTCATCATCAACTGCTCAGGGTTTGGCCAGCATGGGGTGTACCCCACTGTTCTGGATTCAGCGTTTGACAGGAAGGCTTTCCGTCCAGTCACCAACTTCAGCATCCCCACTCTAGTCAATATCTCCTTCACTATGTCTGCCATCCTAGATGTG GATGAACAACTACAGCTCTTGTCATCATTCCTGTGGCTGGAAATG GTCTGGGATAACCCATTTATCAGATGGAACCCAGAAGAGTGTGAGGGCATCACGAAGATCAGTGTGGCAACCAAGAACCTGTGGCTCCCAGACATTTTCATCGTTGAGTT TATGGATATAGATAAAACCCCAAAAGACCTCACAGCATACGTAAGTAATGAAGGTCGCATCAGATATAAGAAACCCATGAAGGTGACCAGCATCTGTAACCTGGACATCTTCTACTTCCCTTTTGACCAGCAGAACTGCACACTCACCTTCAGCTCATTTCTCTACACAG TAGAGAACATGTTACTGGGCATGGAGAAAGAAGTGTGGGAAATAGCAGACACGTCCCGGGACATCGTTCAAACACATGGAGAGTGGGAGCTCCTGGGCATCAACAAAGCCACCCCAAAGATGTCCCTGGGCACCAGCCTATATGATCAGATCATGTTCTAT GTGGCCATCAGGCGCAGGCCCAGGCTCTACATCATAAACCTTTTAGTGCCCAGTGGCTTCCTGATTGCCATCGATGCCCTCAGCTTCTACCTGCCAGCAGAAAGTGGAAATCGTGCTCCATTCAAGATAACCCTTCTGCTGGGCTACAATGTCTTCCTGCTCATGATGAATGACTTACTCCCGACCAGTGGCACTCCTCTTATCA GTGTCTACTTCgccctgtgtctgtctctgatGGTGGTCAGCCTGCTGGAGACCATTTTCATCACCTACCTGCTGCACCTGGCCaccacccagcccccacccatGCCTCGGTGGCTCCACTCTCTGCTCCTCTACTGGGCCAACCCAAGGACATGCTGCCCCACTGCACCCCAGAAGATAAATAAAGGCATAGGCCTCCCCCCTGCCCATCTGCCTG GTGTGAAGGAGCCTGTGGAGTTGGTGAGAAAGGTGTCAGGTCCCAGAGAGGCAGAGTTAAATGGGTGTCCTGAGTCCACAAGGGCCCAGCAGGAAGATGAAGCTCAGAGGCAGCACTTGGTCAACTTGTGGGTGCAGTTCAGCCACATGATGGACACCCTGCTCTTCTGCCTCTACTTGCTCTTCATGGCGACCTCTGTGGTCACAGTCATTGTCCTCTGGAACATCTAG